TGATGGCCTGGGCGATCTCCTTGTACGTCTTCAACTTGCCGTAGGGAATCGTCCTCAGGCGCTGCCAGACGTTCAGTTGGAAGGGGGTGCCGCGCAGGTCAAGCGGCACGTCGAAGGTCTCGCGCTGGCCGATGAAGTACTCGGCGAGCTGCGAGCGCAGGTCCTCGAAGGCCGACGGATCCTCGATCAGATCGCCGGCGCACGCGTCGTCCCCGCGCGCGATGCTTTTCGCGAACGCGTTGGCGTGTGTATGATACTTGTACCCGCGCGGCAGGAATTCCAGCCGCATGAGCCCCTGGTCTCCCGCGATGGCGAGCAGGG
This genomic window from bacterium contains:
- a CDS encoding methylated-DNA--[protein]-cysteine S-methyltransferase, whose protein sequence is MLRYTLLRTVLNPLLAIAGDQGLMRLEFLPRGYKYHTHANAFAKSIARGDDACAGDLIEDPSAFEDLRSQLAEYFIGQRETFDVPLDLRGTPFQLNVWQRLRTIPYGKLKTYKEIAQAIKRPAAMRAVGQAAGHNPVPILVPCHRLIGTKRTLVGFAGGLSVKAQLLRLEGHTLGGTHHLEAAQLF